The window CACCTACGAAGAGGCGAGAACCCTATCCCGGATTAATGCGGAACCCTCTATTAGTTTGAGCGTACAAAAAAAGACCGACGGAAACACGATCGCGTTAGTTGCCCAACTTCGAGAATTAGTTGAAAAACGGAGAGCCGATCTCCCTGAAGGTGCCGAATTGACAGCTGTCAACGATTACTCGGTTATTCTCAAGGAGCGGTTGGGGATTCTTGAAACAAATGCGTTTTTCGGTTTAGTCCTCGTCGTATTCATGCTCTTCCTCTTTATCGGTTGGCGGAATGCGGTGTTCGCAGCACTCGGCATACCGGTGGCGTTCATGGCAACCTTCTGGTTTATGTCCGTGGGGGGCTATACACTCAGCGGTGTCTCCCTGTTCGGACTGATTTTAGTCGTCGGGATTGTTGTCGACGATGCTATTGTTGTCATAGAGAACATTTATCGACACATTGAGAGAGGGGCACCCCCGAAAGTTGCTGCTATTCGTGGTGCGGAAGAAGTCGGCTGGCCCGTCTTAGCCGCCAGCTTAACGACTATTTGTGCATTCGGTCCATTGATGTTTATGTCCGGTGTTCCTGGACAGTTTATGCGAGTCGTTCCAATCATGGCGATCCTCGTGCTGATCGCCTCTCTCTTTGAAGTGTTCGTGATTTTACCGGCGCACGTTTCCGAGTGGGGAAAAGCGAGAACGCAGACAGGACGGAGTAGACTTGAAAATCTCCGCACCCGATCTCGGGATGCCTTTGCCCTAAGTGCTTACATCACCGGCTTTTTCGCATGGTTCGGCCTGTTTTTTGACTTTATCAGGAGCCGATATGTTAGAATCTTGAAGATAACGATTCGACATCGATATGCCTTTGTAGGAAGTGTTTTCTTTATCGGTTTGATTGCGTGCGTGGGCGCATTTTTAGTCCTCGATAGGGAGCTCTTCCCCGGTGAAGATTTCCCACAATTCTATGTCAAAGCCGAAATGCCGCCTTCCTATGGGATGCAAGAAACAACAGAAGTGGTAGCACAACTCGAAGCAGCTGCCAAAACACTTCCATCAAGTGAAGTCGCTGCTATCGTTAGTAACATTGGGTTACACACGCCGACTGGGGGTTTGATGGAAGGCGTTACCTATGGATCCAATTTCGGTGAGGTTATTGTTGAACTCACACCAAAACAGGAACGTACTCGAGGTGTAGATGACATCATCGCAGAACTGCGGACGAAAACCACAACCATTAGTGGAATTGAGGAACTGAACTTCATCACACAGGAAGGCGGACCGCCGCAAGGGGAAGATGTTGAAGTCAAGGTAAAAGGTGCCAGATTTGAACAACTGACGGCACTGTCTGATACCCTTAAAGCATCACTCTCGCAGATGGACGGTGTCTACGACATTCGAGATGACTTTCGCACGGGTAAATCCGAACTTCGCATCTACCTGAAACCGGAAAAGGCACATCAGTACGGATTAACTACATTCCAGATTGCGCAAACAGTGCGCACCGCTATTGAGGGTGCCAAAGCGACAACCTATCGCGAAGCAGACGAGGCGATTGATGTCATCGTCAAATACGAGGAAGATACGCTCGACAACCTCGCTGCACTGAATAACTTGTTGATTGCAACACCCACAGGTGCTATCGTCCCGCTCAAGGATGTCGCCGACATTACAGGAGAGAAAGGATATTCCGATATCCGCCGATTTGACGGCGAACGGGCAATTACAGTTTATGCTTCTGTAGATAGGGCAAAAACGACACCCTTCGATGCAACTCAAACACTCATCAGTAAATTTGCTGATGTCGAATCCCTGTATCCCGGATACCAACTCGATTTTAGAGGGCTTTTCGATGAGATTGTAGAATCCTTTTCTGAGTTGTGGAAGTTGTTCATCGTCGGGCTGTTGCTCATCTATGTCGTATTGGGTGCACAATTCAAATCCTTTATACAACCGATTATCATTATGCTCGCTGTTCCGTTCGGAATGATAGGGGCGATGGTTGGGTTACTCCTTGCCAATGCGACGCTTAGTATGGTTGCGATGTTTGGTATCGTTGCACTCTCCGGTATTGTGGTGAATGATTCAATTGTGCTTATCGACTTTATCAACAAATACCGCGAACGCGGTTACAATAAGTGGTATGCCATCCTGAAAGGCGGGTATGTCCGATTACGCCCGATTGTTCTCACTTCACTCACAACAATTATTGGACTCATGCCGATGGCAATCGGTCTTGGCGGTAAATCGCCTATATGGATGCCAATGGCGTATACTATCATCTTCGGGCTTGCGCTCGCAACCACGATGACGCTGTTTGTAATGCCTGCGCTTTATGCCATCACAACAGACATACGAGGTCTCGTCCTGAGAAATCCAGAGGAACGTTTCCAAACTGTTTCAGCCGAGGAACTGTTGGGTGTTGCGGTCCCCGCTGATGACTAAATAGAATGGTAAGGCGAGGTTTCCCGCCCCTCGCCTTATATAATTTTTGTCCTTGTGAGACGGAAACACCCGCAGGTAAAGACTCGTATCCAAATCCCACACAGTAAAATTCAATCACCATGTCCATCCCCAAGATATCCGTAAACAACCCTGTTTTAGCGAACATGTTAATGATTATAATCATCGTTTTTGGGTTGTACGCATGGATAAACCTACCGCGGGAACTCACCCCAGAAGTCTCAGTCCAGAGCGCAGTTGTGACAACACTCTATCCGGGAGCCTCTCCAGAAGAAGTTGAAAAACTTGTCACTGCTCCTATTGAAGACGCAATTGAGGAGAACGTCAACAAAGTTGACCTATTGTTTTCTACCTCTTCAGAGGGGCGTTCTGTTATCTTTGTCGATTTTGAGGAGATAAGCGACCGGGATTTTGACAAGGAACTTGAAAGCCTACGCACCACTGTTGAGCAGGTAAATGAGCTGCCAGAGGAGATTTTAGATGATCCGAGGGTCCAAGAATTTGATATATCATTTGGTTTTCCTATTTTGACGATTGTTGTAGGTGGAAATATTGCGGAAACGCAGATGCGGGATATTGCTGAAAATCTCAAAGATGAAATTTCGGACATCAAAAACATCGCTTCTGTCCGAATGGCAGGTCTCCGTGAGAGGGAAATATGGATTGAGGTGAACCCGGATCGATTGAAGGCATATCGACTCCCAATTTCAGCGGTCATTACCGCGCTGGGAACAAACAACTTGAATCTCCCCGCCGGCACAATGGAACTCGGAGGCACAGAATTCATGATCCGAACGATGGGAGAATTCACCGATTTGGACACTATTGGCGAAACTCCCATCACTGTTCAGCCGATAGGTACGCTTCTCCGTCTGAAAGATGTTGCGACGATTTCTGACACCTACGAGGAGGTGCGAACGCTATCGCGAATTAATGGACAACCTTCGATTAGCCTGAGTGTGCAAAAGAAGACTGAGGGAAACACAATTGCATTAGTTACTAAACTTCGAGAATTAGTCGACAATCGGAGAACGGATCTCCCTGAAGGTGCTGAGTTGACGGTTGTTAATGACTATTCCGTTGTTCTCAAAGAACGATTGGGAATTCTTGAAACAAATGCCTTTTTCGGTTTGGTGCTTGTTGTGCTAATGCTCCTTCTCTTTATTGGATGGCGGAATGCCCTATTTGCGGCACTCGGCATACCGGTGGCGTTCATGGCAACTTTTTGGTTTATGTCCATTGCTGGTTATACACTCAGCGGTGTCTCACTGTTTGGGCTCATTTTAGTCGTCGGGATTGTTGTTGATGATGCTATTGTCGTCATAGAGAACATCTACCGGCATATTGAAACAGGCGCATCCCCGAAAGTTGCCGCCATTCGTGGTGCGGAAGAAGTCGGTTGGCCCGTTGTAGCAGCAAGCTTGACGACCATCTGTGCTTTTGGACCGTTGATGTTTATGTCTGGTGTTACTGGACAGTTTATGCGGATCGTGCCGGTTATGGCGATTCTGGTGTTGATAGCATCTCTTTTTGAGGTCTTCGTAATTTTACCAGCACACGTCGCTGAATGGGGAAAAACCAAAATTCGCACAGGACGCAGCAGGCTTGAAAATCTCCGAACCGGGTCCCCGAGGGGTTTCACCTTCGGTGTCCGCATTGTCAGCTTTTTCGTGTGGTTTGCTATGTTTTTTGAATTAATTCGGAACCGATATGTTAGAATCCTGAAAATAACCATTCGACACCGATATGCGTTTGTAGGGAGTGTCCTCTTCTTCGGATTGGTTGCATGCATCGGGGCATTTTTTGTTCTTGACAGGGAACTCTTCCCTGGTGAAGAGTTCCCACAATTTTATGTCAAAGCTGAGATGCCACCTTCCTACGGAATACAGGAAACAACAGAAGTAATTGTCCAAATTGAAGAGATGGCTAAAGGACTTCCCTCAACTGAAGTTGACGCGGTCGTCAGCAATGTCGGTTTACATACATTTATGTCAGGTTTGATAAGAAGAAGTGTTACCTACGGCTCAAATTTAGGAGAGGTAATCGTCGAGCTCACACCAAAGCAAAAACGCACCCGTGGTGTGGATGAGATCATCGCAGAACTACGGACAAAAACCACCACAATTAGTGGAATTGAGCGGCTGAGTTTCGTCACACAGGACGGGGGGGCACCACAAGTAGCAGATGTGAGCACGAAAATAAAAGGACCGAGATTTGAGAATCTGACTGAACTCGCTGGCGTTCTTAAGACAGCCCTATCTCAGATAGATGGCGTTTACGACATCCAAGATGATTTCAGCATTGGAAAATCTGAACTGCGCATCTACTTAAATCAGGAGAAAGCGCGTCAATATGGATTAACCACGTTTCAGGTCGCACAAACCGTTCAAACGGGTATTGAGGGTGCCAAGGCAACCACCTATCGAGAAGCAGACGAGGCGATTGATGTTATCGTCAAATATGAGGAAGACACGCTTAGGAATCTCGCAGCACTTAGCAATCTCTTGGTTGCGACACCCACTGGTGCCGCTGTTCCCCTTAAGGACGTTGCAGATATAAGGGAAGAAAAGGGGTACGCAGATATCCATCGCTTCGATGGGGAACGAGCAATCACAGTTTATGCATCCGTAGATAGAGAAAAGACGACTGCCTTTAAAGTGAATCAATCGCTCATCAGCGCATTTGCTGATATAGAATCTTTGTATCCGGGATACCAACTCGATTTTCGAGGGGTTTTTGATGAAATTACAGAATCCTTTTCTGAGTTGTGGAAGTTGTTCATTGTTGGGCTGTTGCTCATCTATGTCGTATTGGGTGCACAATTCAAATCCTTTATACAACCGATTATCATTTTGTTTGCTGTTCCATTTGGTATGATCGGTGCGATGGTAGGACTCCTACTTTCCCATGCGACCCTTAGCATCGTCGCTATGTTTGGTATCGTTGCACTCGCTGGGATTGTGGTGAACGATTCGATCGTTCTTATCGACTTCATTAACAAGTACCGAGAAAAGGGGTATAACAAGTGGTACGCTATTCTGAAAGGCAGTAGTCTCCGATTGCGTCCAATCGTTCTCACCACGGTGACGACGATTTTCGGACTCATTCCGATGGCAATCGGGTTAGGTGGCAAGTCGCCTATATGGATGCCGATGGCGTATACGATCATTTTCGGACTCGCCGTTGCAACATTGATGACGCTGTTCGTGATGCCGGGATTATATGCCATCACAACGGACCTTCGT of the Candidatus Poribacteria bacterium genome contains:
- a CDS encoding efflux RND transporter permease subunit, producing MSIPKISVNNPVLANMLMIIIIVFGLYAWINLPRELTPEVSVQSAVVTTLYPGASPEEVEKLVTAPIEDAIEENVNKVDLLFSTSSEGRSVIFVDFEEISDRDFDKELESLRTTVEQVNELPEEILDDPRVQEFDISFGFPILTIVVGGNIAETQMRDIAENLKDEISDIKNIASVRMAGLREREIWIEVNPDRLKAYRLPISAVITALGTNNLNLPAGTMELGGTEFMIRTMGEFTDLDTIGETPITVQPIGTLLRLKDVATISDTYEEVRTLSRINGQPSISLSVQKKTEGNTIALVTKLRELVDNRRTDLPEGAELTVVNDYSVVLKERLGILETNAFFGLVLVVLMLLLFIGWRNALFAALGIPVAFMATFWFMSIAGYTLSGVSLFGLILVVGIVVDDAIVVIENIYRHIETGASPKVAAIRGAEEVGWPVVAASLTTICAFGPLMFMSGVTGQFMRIVPVMAILVLIASLFEVFVILPAHVAEWGKTKIRTGRSRLENLRTGSPRGFTFGVRIVSFFVWFAMFFELIRNRYVRILKITIRHRYAFVGSVLFFGLVACIGAFFVLDRELFPGEEFPQFYVKAEMPPSYGIQETTEVIVQIEEMAKGLPSTEVDAVVSNVGLHTFMSGLIRRSVTYGSNLGEVIVELTPKQKRTRGVDEIIAELRTKTTTISGIERLSFVTQDGGAPQVADVSTKIKGPRFENLTELAGVLKTALSQIDGVYDIQDDFSIGKSELRIYLNQEKARQYGLTTFQVAQTVQTGIEGAKATTYREADEAIDVIVKYEEDTLRNLAALSNLLVATPTGAAVPLKDVADIREEKGYADIHRFDGERAITVYASVDREKTTAFKVNQSLISAFADIESLYPGYQLDFRGVFDEITESFSELWKLFIVGLLLIYVVLGAQFKSFIQPIIILFAVPFGMIGAMVGLLLSHATLSIVAMFGIVALAGIVVNDSIVLIDFINKYREKGYNKWYAILKGSSLRLRPIVLTTVTTIFGLIPMAIGLGGKSPIWMPMAYTIIFGLAVATLMTLFVMPGLYAITTDLRRLILKDPEGRFRSVSEEELLGASVTADD
- a CDS encoding efflux RND transporter permease subunit, which translates into the protein MSIPKISVNNPVLANMLMIIIIAFGVYAWINLPRELTPEIALQSATVTTLYPGASPEEVEKLVTAPIEDAIEENVSKINLLFSTSSEGRSVISVDFEEMSDRDYDKEIENLRTAVEQVNELPEEILEEPQVEELDVSSGFPMLTIAVGGKISESQMRDIAENLKDEILDIKNIASVRIAGLREREIWIEVNPDRLKAYQIPIAMVITAVGASNLNLPAGTMELGNTEFMVRTMGEFATPDTIGETIISVQPTGTPLRLKDVATVSDTYEEARTLSRINAEPSISLSVQKKTDGNTIALVAQLRELVEKRRADLPEGAELTAVNDYSVILKERLGILETNAFFGLVLVVFMLFLFIGWRNAVFAALGIPVAFMATFWFMSVGGYTLSGVSLFGLILVVGIVVDDAIVVIENIYRHIERGAPPKVAAIRGAEEVGWPVLAASLTTICAFGPLMFMSGVPGQFMRVVPIMAILVLIASLFEVFVILPAHVSEWGKARTQTGRSRLENLRTRSRDAFALSAYITGFFAWFGLFFDFIRSRYVRILKITIRHRYAFVGSVFFIGLIACVGAFLVLDRELFPGEDFPQFYVKAEMPPSYGMQETTEVVAQLEAAAKTLPSSEVAAIVSNIGLHTPTGGLMEGVTYGSNFGEVIVELTPKQERTRGVDDIIAELRTKTTTISGIEELNFITQEGGPPQGEDVEVKVKGARFEQLTALSDTLKASLSQMDGVYDIRDDFRTGKSELRIYLKPEKAHQYGLTTFQIAQTVRTAIEGAKATTYREADEAIDVIVKYEEDTLDNLAALNNLLIATPTGAIVPLKDVADITGEKGYSDIRRFDGERAITVYASVDRAKTTPFDATQTLISKFADVESLYPGYQLDFRGLFDEIVESFSELWKLFIVGLLLIYVVLGAQFKSFIQPIIIMLAVPFGMIGAMVGLLLANATLSMVAMFGIVALSGIVVNDSIVLIDFINKYRERGYNKWYAILKGGYVRLRPIVLTSLTTIIGLMPMAIGLGGKSPIWMPMAYTIIFGLALATTMTLFVMPALYAITTDIRGLVLRNPEERFQTVSAEELLGVAVPADD